A part of Nitrospira sp. genomic DNA contains:
- a CDS encoding efflux RND transporter periplasmic adaptor subunit, which produces MRHPWRTREMVLVLLVAMAIIPSTGWPRGEQGGPALRSEHGVARGIVKAAAQAILYAQVQGRVSMLPYKEGQRFGKGHTLVQIDCDKYQAELAVAQAEYESKDKVYKNNLELEKLNAVSKLDLETSAADAKKASASVRVVGINVKGCQIVAPFGGRVVSVMVNEHENVFPNDKLISLLDDSSLEIELVLPSASLSWLQRKSAFTFVVDETRRSYPARVKEIGASVDAASQTIKVIGAFEKLPTEVLAGMSGSAQFAEQP; this is translated from the coding sequence ATGCGACACCCGTGGCGCACTAGAGAGATGGTATTAGTGCTTCTGGTTGCCATGGCCATCATCCCTTCGACGGGATGGCCGAGGGGTGAGCAAGGGGGGCCTGCACTACGGTCCGAGCATGGCGTCGCACGGGGAATCGTCAAAGCGGCGGCCCAGGCGATCTTATATGCCCAAGTCCAGGGCCGTGTCAGCATGCTTCCATACAAGGAAGGGCAACGCTTCGGAAAGGGACACACGCTGGTGCAGATCGACTGTGACAAATATCAGGCGGAATTAGCTGTCGCTCAGGCTGAATATGAGTCTAAAGACAAAGTGTATAAAAACAACCTGGAGCTTGAGAAACTCAATGCCGTGAGCAAGCTGGATCTCGAGACCTCAGCGGCTGACGCGAAAAAGGCGTCGGCATCGGTGCGCGTCGTCGGGATCAATGTGAAAGGATGCCAGATTGTCGCTCCATTTGGAGGGCGAGTCGTCAGTGTCATGGTCAATGAGCATGAGAATGTCTTTCCCAACGACAAGTTGATCAGTCTGTTAGACGATAGCAGCTTGGAAATTGAACTCGTACTCCCGTCTGCTTCGCTGTCCTGGCTTCAACGCAAGTCGGCGTTTACCTTTGTGGTGGATGAGACTCGACGCAGTTATCCGGCAAGGGTCAAAGAAATCGGGGCATCGGTGGATGCTGCCAGTCAGACCATCAAGGTCATAGGGGCGTTCGAGAAATTGCCGACGGAAGTGTTGGCTGGTATGAGCGGATCCGCGCAGTTTGCAGAGCAACCGTAG
- a CDS encoding HlyD family efflux transporter periplasmic adaptor subunit, which yields MATTAEPTAQQLPALIHLAALTHLEGQIRAAKTIQELQFLSVNETRRLIPYDQAFLLSNSGATDEAYRLLNAASVAVVDRDAPVIVWLEQAVQALRRAGATSEQPMVVTEELLPESLRSGWREFVKGQVFWCPLQHPDETLLGVWWFERDFPWAENDVAIVHRLAGSYAYAWKALSKKERSWSKQIKKPTWWLIPIAIVAALCFPIRISSVAPVKVMAKDPIIVSAPIDGVIADMRVHPNQTVQAGTALFRYEDTTLRNQFLIAEKQLTVARAEQSQSIQAGFGDSQRKAEVPLKEAEVDLRQTELQYAKEMLDQVEVIAPQAGLLLYSDKSDWIGRPVTVGERIMEIADPRQIELRIDLPVADAIVLKEGAEALIFLNALALESFPATVVHASYHAEVLPGDVLAYRVTAQLATSDPRIRIGWQGTAKVYGEQGPLAYLLLRRPITALRQWIGW from the coding sequence ATGGCCACGACAGCCGAACCAACCGCGCAGCAGCTTCCGGCACTGATTCATCTGGCGGCCCTGACGCACTTGGAGGGGCAGATCCGGGCGGCCAAAACGATCCAAGAACTGCAGTTTCTCTCCGTCAACGAGACCAGACGGTTGATTCCCTACGATCAGGCATTTCTGCTCAGCAACTCCGGCGCAACCGACGAGGCCTATCGTCTGCTGAACGCAGCAAGCGTCGCCGTTGTGGATCGCGATGCCCCGGTGATCGTGTGGCTTGAACAGGCGGTGCAGGCGCTGCGCCGAGCTGGGGCCACGAGTGAGCAACCGATGGTCGTGACGGAAGAGTTGCTGCCGGAATCACTCCGCAGTGGCTGGCGGGAATTCGTCAAGGGGCAAGTCTTTTGGTGTCCGTTACAACATCCTGACGAAACCTTGCTAGGAGTGTGGTGGTTCGAGCGGGACTTCCCGTGGGCAGAGAACGATGTGGCCATCGTCCATCGGTTGGCGGGGAGCTATGCCTATGCGTGGAAGGCTCTCTCGAAGAAGGAGCGAAGTTGGTCGAAGCAGATCAAGAAGCCGACCTGGTGGTTGATTCCCATCGCCATCGTGGCTGCGCTGTGCTTTCCGATCAGAATTTCATCCGTGGCCCCGGTCAAAGTGATGGCCAAAGATCCCATTATCGTGAGCGCCCCCATCGACGGGGTGATTGCCGACATGCGTGTGCATCCCAACCAAACCGTGCAAGCCGGCACGGCATTATTTCGCTACGAAGACACGACGCTACGCAACCAATTCCTTATTGCGGAAAAACAATTGACCGTCGCACGGGCGGAGCAGAGCCAGTCGATTCAAGCGGGATTTGGTGATTCACAGCGGAAGGCCGAGGTGCCGTTGAAGGAAGCGGAGGTTGATCTCCGACAAACCGAATTACAGTACGCGAAGGAAATGCTCGATCAGGTCGAAGTCATCGCCCCTCAAGCCGGGTTGCTGCTCTATTCAGATAAGTCTGATTGGATCGGCCGGCCGGTCACCGTCGGTGAGCGGATCATGGAGATCGCCGATCCCAGACAGATCGAACTGCGTATCGATCTGCCGGTGGCCGATGCCATTGTGCTCAAAGAAGGAGCTGAGGCGCTGATCTTCCTCAACGCGCTCGCACTGGAATCGTTTCCTGCGACCGTGGTGCATGCCAGTTACCACGCCGAGGTTTTGCCGGGCGATGTGTTGGCGTACCGAGTGACGGCACAGCTCGCCACATCGGATCCCCGCATTCGAATCGGATGGCAAGGGACGGCCAAGGTCTACGGGGAGCAAGGGCCGCTGGCCTATCTGCTCCTTCGCCGCCCGATCACGGCGCTTCGGCAATGGATAGGCTGGTAA
- a CDS encoding HlyD family efflux transporter periplasmic adaptor subunit: MSPPGAPDAKPQERKLPTLRPNLQFNRGTPTPDGVPTWTIVDPIRNRYFQIEWPVYQMIQRWSAGTIEKLHAAMTKDTTCHTTIADVEDLVKFLYANNLTEQSASGKHTDYQTQAQAGEHNWLMWVVHHYLFIKIPLVHPHNFLKATLPFVEPLYTAVVGWTFGVLGLFGLILVGRQWDTFVSTFLYFFNWRGAILYSLTLGVVKVVHELGHAYTATRFGCRVPTMGVAFMVMMPVMYSDVTDSYRLTSKRKRLLIAAGGVIAELGLAALALFCWGFLPEGTARSIAFIVATTSLAMSLIVNLNPLMRFDGYYLLADGLGLPNLQDRAFAFGQWRLRSLLFGQQSPPPETVSLGVRHTMVVYAWAIWLYRLILFTGIAVMVYHYFFKALGILLFLVEIAWFIAMPIYRELTVWWGSRTLYAASPRTWMTAAGFGVVVASTLIPLHTSVSVPAVLQASSYTTIFAPTPGRLQQVLVRDGQVVKAGDALVVLENPLLEKEVRLAETKVAKWDYRLGRMAGYGQDRDQRQVIGESLRAGLAELTGLEAKRDNLTLRAPITGVVRDRADSLTVGRWIDQKLPIAYLVDDRQVEIESFVPVDELAYVTVGQPARFVPLDLTRPSVEAHVTQIAEVDEREFMVPYLASVYGGDVPVRKDDKGRLKPEVSVYRVRLSLDDAKTSPNHILAGHVQIEGQPSSLAQRAWDQVVATVVRESGF, translated from the coding sequence ATGAGTCCCCCTGGAGCTCCGGACGCCAAGCCACAAGAACGAAAGCTGCCGACCCTCCGACCAAATCTGCAATTCAACCGTGGGACCCCCACGCCTGATGGGGTGCCGACCTGGACCATCGTCGATCCAATTCGCAATCGGTATTTCCAGATCGAGTGGCCGGTCTATCAGATGATCCAACGTTGGAGCGCAGGAACCATCGAGAAGCTCCATGCCGCGATGACGAAGGACACGACCTGCCACACGACCATCGCGGATGTCGAAGATCTGGTGAAGTTTCTCTATGCGAATAATTTGACGGAGCAGTCCGCAAGCGGGAAGCACACGGATTACCAGACTCAGGCCCAAGCCGGTGAACACAACTGGTTGATGTGGGTGGTCCATCATTATCTCTTCATCAAGATTCCGCTTGTGCATCCGCACAATTTTCTGAAGGCGACGCTCCCGTTCGTGGAGCCGCTCTATACCGCAGTGGTCGGGTGGACCTTTGGTGTCCTGGGACTTTTCGGGCTGATCTTGGTCGGCCGTCAATGGGATACGTTTGTCTCAACCTTTCTCTATTTCTTCAACTGGCGAGGGGCCATCCTCTATAGTCTTACGCTCGGGGTGGTGAAGGTCGTGCACGAACTCGGCCATGCCTATACGGCGACCAGGTTCGGGTGCCGGGTCCCGACCATGGGCGTGGCGTTTATGGTCATGATGCCGGTCATGTACTCGGACGTGACCGATTCGTACCGCCTGACGTCCAAACGGAAGCGACTCCTCATCGCAGCCGGTGGGGTCATCGCTGAGCTGGGATTGGCTGCACTGGCGCTCTTTTGCTGGGGCTTCTTGCCGGAAGGGACGGCACGGAGTATTGCCTTTATCGTGGCGACGACCAGTTTGGCGATGAGTTTGATCGTCAACTTAAATCCGTTGATGCGGTTCGACGGGTACTATCTCCTCGCCGATGGATTAGGCCTTCCGAATCTACAAGATCGGGCGTTTGCCTTCGGACAATGGCGATTGCGGAGCCTGCTGTTCGGCCAGCAGAGTCCACCTCCAGAAACGGTCTCCCTAGGGGTGCGGCACACTATGGTGGTGTACGCCTGGGCGATCTGGCTCTATCGGCTCATCCTGTTCACCGGGATCGCGGTGATGGTCTACCACTACTTCTTTAAAGCCCTCGGCATCCTGCTCTTCCTGGTTGAGATCGCGTGGTTCATCGCCATGCCGATTTATCGGGAACTGACCGTGTGGTGGGGGAGTCGAACGCTGTATGCGGCCTCACCACGGACGTGGATGACAGCGGCCGGTTTTGGAGTCGTCGTGGCCTCCACGCTCATTCCATTGCACACGAGCGTCTCGGTTCCGGCCGTCCTGCAAGCGTCATCGTACACGACCATTTTCGCACCGACCCCGGGGCGGCTGCAGCAGGTGTTGGTGCGCGATGGGCAGGTGGTGAAGGCAGGGGATGCCCTCGTGGTCCTCGAGAATCCGTTGTTGGAAAAGGAAGTCCGGCTGGCCGAGACGAAAGTTGCGAAATGGGACTATCGGCTTGGCCGGATGGCCGGCTACGGCCAAGATCGCGATCAGCGACAGGTCATTGGAGAATCACTGCGAGCCGGGCTTGCCGAACTGACGGGGCTGGAGGCCAAACGGGACAATCTCACTTTGCGGGCACCCATCACCGGGGTGGTACGCGATCGAGCGGATTCCCTCACCGTCGGGCGATGGATCGATCAGAAACTCCCCATTGCCTATCTCGTCGACGATCGGCAGGTGGAAATAGAAAGCTTCGTCCCGGTCGACGAGTTAGCTTATGTTACCGTGGGACAGCCGGCACGATTCGTCCCGTTGGATCTTACCAGGCCGTCGGTCGAAGCCCATGTGACGCAGATTGCGGAGGTGGACGAGCGCGAGTTCATGGTGCCCTATCTCGCCTCAGTCTATGGTGGCGATGTCCCGGTGCGAAAAGACGACAAGGGACGGCTCAAGCCGGAAGTCTCCGTGTATCGTGTGCGGCTGAGTCTGGACGACGCGAAGACGTCTCCAAACCACATCCTCGCCGGCCATGTTCAGATCGAGGGCCAACCATCGAGCCTCGCACAACGGGCATGGGATCAAGTGGTTGCCACTGTCGTGAGAGAAAGCGGGTTCTAG
- a CDS encoding DUF4347 domain-containing protein, which translates to MFRQKKRTAPQQNNRPKPAPKAPGTSRVKASLLSLESRLMFDAAAAATAAEVNQEQVAQEQAESVVSAEGGGEPTAVENESQELLQAITTYNPGESRTEIVFVDPTVQNYQELLSGMDPNIAVIMLDGEQDGVEQMASALAGRTGIDAIHLISHGGEGELQLGTGTLTTESMSGQYADELAIIQQALSGQADILVYGCDFAEGQAGQEAAMLLSQLTGADVAASTDATGFAALGGDWVLETQIGTIETHIAVDDGIQANWVGLLAAPVADLNAGGVGNNVTTAFTEQTSVLMTPVGTLSDVDSATLNRLTVTLTARPNGNAVESLSLNAAATTVASGAGLTVSYTASTGVLLITGTASTATYQTILQGILYNNTSDQPTTSNRSITVVARDSTNASSTSRTATITVTTVNDASTITSLSGDSRAYSEGAGAVVIESGNALVADVDSTNFDTGTLSGKP; encoded by the coding sequence ATGTTCAGACAAAAAAAACGCACAGCGCCACAGCAGAATAACAGGCCGAAGCCAGCTCCAAAGGCTCCGGGCACCTCCCGAGTCAAGGCATCCCTGCTCTCCCTCGAATCCCGCCTCATGTTCGATGCAGCAGCAGCGGCCACAGCAGCTGAAGTCAATCAAGAACAAGTCGCGCAGGAGCAGGCCGAGTCGGTGGTGTCCGCAGAAGGCGGTGGAGAGCCAACCGCGGTCGAGAATGAGTCGCAAGAACTGCTTCAAGCCATTACGACCTATAACCCTGGCGAGTCCAGGACAGAGATTGTCTTCGTTGATCCCACCGTCCAGAATTATCAGGAGCTCCTGAGCGGCATGGACCCGAATATCGCAGTCATCATGCTCGATGGTGAGCAGGATGGCGTGGAACAGATGGCGAGCGCACTGGCCGGTCGCACAGGGATCGATGCGATCCATCTGATCTCGCACGGCGGCGAGGGAGAACTCCAACTCGGCACGGGCACCTTGACTACGGAGTCGATGTCGGGTCAGTACGCCGACGAACTCGCCATCATCCAACAGGCGCTGTCAGGGCAGGCCGACATTCTGGTCTACGGTTGCGACTTCGCCGAAGGCCAGGCCGGGCAAGAGGCGGCCATGTTGCTGAGTCAGTTGACTGGCGCCGACGTCGCCGCGAGCACGGATGCCACCGGCTTCGCTGCATTGGGTGGCGACTGGGTGCTGGAGACGCAGATCGGGACTATCGAAACGCACATAGCCGTGGACGACGGGATCCAGGCAAATTGGGTTGGCTTGCTCGCCGCGCCGGTGGCAGATCTGAACGCGGGTGGGGTAGGCAATAATGTAACGACGGCGTTTACCGAGCAGACGTCGGTGCTGATGACCCCGGTGGGGACGCTGAGTGATGTGGATAGCGCCACTCTCAACCGCTTGACCGTGACACTGACGGCGCGGCCCAATGGCAATGCGGTGGAGTCGCTCTCCCTCAACGCGGCGGCGACGACGGTGGCTTCGGGGGCCGGCTTAACGGTGAGCTATACGGCGAGTACCGGCGTACTGTTGATCACGGGTACGGCGAGCACTGCGACCTATCAGACGATCTTGCAGGGCATTCTCTATAACAACACGAGCGACCAACCGACCACGAGCAACCGCTCGATCACCGTGGTGGCCCGTGACAGCACCAATGCCAGTAGTACATCGCGAACAGCGACTATCACCGTGACGACCGTGAACGATGCGTCGACGATCACGAGCTTGAGCGGCGACAGCCGGGCGTACAGCGAGGGGGCTGGAGCGGTGGTCATTGAAAGCGGCAACGCGCTGGTGGCCGATGTGGATAGCACGAACTTCGACACCGGGACCCTCAGCGGAAAACCCTGA
- a CDS encoding caspase family protein: MGPRGRIQWVAHCEGSGQEGKTQPGLSFDSWGVVADDDGSRCHARHVTESHPGCLRQSCQLRPVPHQLPIRIEAWEHALTERHSGPCLWTVVMAALLVTMIAWPTAAAEGKRVAFVVGIGTYDNLSADKQLRNAVNDAEGVSAKLTEIGFQVTKASNLTRSAFNAKWQDVLNSLTKEDTFVLFFSGHGIQLDDGGNYLLPRDVPYIEYGRNEQLKRESISLNELLADLAKGDRPHPKSSVVILDACRDNPLIPPGHSKSVSAPKGLARVPESDGIFVMYAAASNRTALDRLSTNDPVEYSVFTRVLLSLLGRSDLTIQELTIKVRDEVVQLT, translated from the coding sequence ATGGGACCAAGGGGAAGAATACAATGGGTCGCCCATTGCGAAGGCTCCGGTCAAGAGGGCAAGACACAGCCTGGACTCTCTTTCGACTCGTGGGGCGTGGTGGCAGATGACGACGGCTCCCGTTGCCACGCCAGGCACGTAACTGAATCGCACCCCGGTTGTCTTCGTCAGTCGTGTCAGCTCCGACCTGTGCCGCACCAGTTACCCATCAGAATCGAGGCCTGGGAGCATGCCCTCACGGAACGCCACTCAGGCCCCTGCCTATGGACGGTGGTGATGGCAGCGCTCCTGGTAACCATGATCGCATGGCCGACAGCGGCAGCAGAAGGTAAGCGTGTCGCGTTTGTCGTCGGAATTGGAACCTATGACAACCTTTCAGCTGATAAACAGCTCAGGAATGCGGTCAATGATGCGGAGGGTGTGTCGGCCAAGCTGACTGAGATCGGGTTTCAGGTGACGAAGGCGTCTAACCTGACCCGCTCAGCCTTCAATGCCAAGTGGCAAGATGTTCTCAACAGTCTTACCAAAGAAGACACGTTCGTTTTGTTCTTTTCCGGTCATGGCATTCAGTTAGATGATGGGGGGAACTATCTCTTGCCCCGAGACGTCCCATACATAGAGTATGGTCGGAATGAACAACTGAAACGGGAATCTATTAGCCTCAATGAGCTCTTAGCCGACTTGGCTAAAGGCGATCGGCCTCACCCTAAGAGTTCGGTTGTAATCTTAGATGCGTGTAGAGATAACCCACTCATCCCGCCGGGACATAGCAAAAGCGTCTCGGCTCCGAAGGGGCTCGCCAGAGTGCCGGAGTCGGATGGAATCTTTGTCATGTATGCGGCGGCAAGTAACAGGACCGCGCTCGATCGCCTTTCGACAAATGATCCAGTCGAGTACTCTGTATTCACACGAGTCTTACTTTCTCTCTTAGGCAGGTCGGATCTGACTATTCAAGAGTTAACCATCAAGGTCAGGGATGAAGTCGTTCAACTTACCTGA
- a CDS encoding caspase family protein — translation MSESLMNMGMRFFQNFTWRTKWFHMLVSLLSILTTGQLVEAAEGKRVAFVVGIGTYDNLSADKQLRNAVNDADGVSAKLTEIGFQVTKAPNITRSDFNEKWQTILDRLAKDDTFVLYFSGHGVQISGQNYLLPRDIKFIEYGRDEQLKRESISLNELLADLSSGDRPHPQSSVVILDACRDNPLIPPGYKSASTARGLAGLPESDGIFVMYAAASNRTALDRLSPSENDKYSVFTRTLLPLMGRRDLSIQDLSEALKDQVWKLAKSVGREQRPTYYNGMVGRFCLAGCFTASDQGLGRSNERPISNTPLRPATENLTPSRSCNVPDPPITCLWR, via the coding sequence ATGAGCGAGAGTCTGATGAACATGGGCATGCGATTCTTCCAGAACTTCACTTGGCGAACGAAGTGGTTTCACATGCTCGTTTCGCTTCTCTCCATTCTTACAACGGGGCAATTGGTGGAGGCAGCCGAAGGGAAACGTGTGGCGTTTGTCGTCGGAATTGGAACCTATGACAACCTTTCAGCTGATAAACAGCTCAGGAATGCGGTGAATGATGCAGATGGGGTGTCGGCAAAGCTGACTGAAATCGGATTTCAGGTGACGAAGGCTCCAAATATTACTCGCTCAGACTTCAATGAAAAGTGGCAAACTATCCTCGATCGTCTCGCTAAAGACGACACATTCGTCCTGTATTTTTCCGGGCATGGCGTACAGATCAGCGGGCAGAACTATCTGTTGCCGCGTGATATTAAATTTATTGAATATGGCCGGGACGAGCAGCTGAAGCGAGAGTCGATTAGCCTGAATGAACTGTTGGCCGACTTGTCGTCCGGCGACCGACCCCATCCCCAAAGTTCAGTCGTGATTTTAGATGCCTGTCGGGATAATCCTCTCATCCCGCCTGGCTACAAGAGCGCCTCAACTGCGAGGGGTCTCGCGGGGCTACCGGAATCGGATGGAATATTCGTCATGTATGCGGCGGCCAGTAATCGAACGGCCTTAGATCGGCTCTCCCCCAGTGAGAACGACAAGTACTCAGTCTTCACGCGAACATTGCTGCCCCTCATGGGGCGTAGAGATCTCAGCATCCAGGACCTAAGCGAGGCACTGAAAGATCAGGTATGGAAACTTGCCAAGAGTGTTGGGCGCGAGCAACGGCCGACCTACTACAATGGGATGGTTGGGCGTTTTTGTCTCGCGGGGTGCTTCACCGCGTCCGATCAAGGTTTAGGAAGGTCAAATGAACGACCCATTTCTAACACTCCGTTGCGCCCGGCCACGGAAAATCTAACCCCTTCAAGATCTTGCAACGTGCCAGATCCGCCAATTACATGTCTTTGGCGGTGA
- a CDS encoding DUF1353 domain-containing protein — protein sequence MLRISRFREPIYFLTAPISWTPNPGQERYAAVTVPKGFVTDFASIPRIFWSALRPDGEYAYAAVVHDYLYWTQTRSREEADQILKMAMEDFKISALTVGAMYSAVRVGGGSSWDGNAQKKSQGEKRILAKFPQDPRMKWEDWKQRPGVFAP from the coding sequence ATGCTCAGGATCTCCAGGTTCCGCGAGCCCATTTATTTTCTCACGGCACCGATCTCTTGGACGCCCAACCCAGGGCAGGAGCGCTATGCAGCGGTGACGGTTCCGAAGGGCTTCGTGACCGACTTTGCCAGCATTCCTAGAATCTTCTGGTCCGCATTGCGTCCCGATGGGGAATATGCCTACGCCGCCGTCGTCCACGACTATCTCTACTGGACTCAGACCCGCTCTCGGGAAGAGGCTGACCAAATTCTCAAGATGGCGATGGAAGATTTCAAGATCAGCGCTTTGACGGTTGGAGCAATGTATAGTGCCGTCCGGGTTGGTGGTGGGTCATCTTGGGATGGCAATGCACAGAAAAAATCTCAGGGTGAAAAGCGCATCCTCGCTAAATTTCCGCAGGACCCACGTATGAAGTGGGAGGATTGGAAGCAACGACCTGGGGTATTTGCTCCATGA
- a CDS encoding AbrB/MazE/SpoVT family DNA-binding domain-containing protein encodes MHTTSLRKVGGSIMLTVPPAFLDQLHLQAGATVGLVIDNGRLVVEPAARPRYTMAELLAEAEAAGVYPLPAEEREWIDAPAVGKELI; translated from the coding sequence ATGCACACAACCAGTCTACGCAAGGTCGGCGGCTCGATTATGTTGACCGTGCCACCTGCCTTCCTTGATCAACTACACCTGCAAGCTGGTGCGACGGTCGGCCTCGTGATCGATAACGGCCGCCTCGTTGTCGAGCCTGCGGCACGACCGCGTTACACAATGGCCGAACTGCTGGCCGAAGCAGAAGCGGCGGGCGTGTATCCACTGCCGGCGGAAGAACGCGAATGGATCGACGCACCGGCTGTCGGAAAAGAGCTAATCTGA
- a CDS encoding type II toxin-antitoxin system PemK/MazF family toxin produces the protein MKRGDIYMVDLEPTTGHEQRGQRPVLILTPEAFNRLTAYPVIVPITRGGDFARRVGFAVPISGIKTTGVVRCDQPRALDLATRGGHKVDTLPASIMDEVLATVATLFA, from the coding sequence ATGAAGCGCGGCGATATTTACATGGTTGATCTTGAGCCGACAACGGGGCATGAGCAACGCGGCCAACGGCCAGTGCTGATCCTGACCCCAGAGGCATTCAATCGCCTCACGGCCTATCCTGTGATTGTGCCCATTACCCGCGGCGGTGACTTTGCTCGCCGGGTCGGTTTTGCTGTTCCCATTAGCGGCATCAAGACAACAGGTGTTGTGCGCTGCGACCAACCTCGTGCGCTGGATCTCGCCACACGCGGTGGACACAAGGTGGATACCTTGCCGGCATCGATCATGGACGAAGTGCTGGCAACGGTTGCGACGCTCTTTGCGTGA
- a CDS encoding SDR family oxidoreductase, protein MPSPIKPTPSVLVTGASGGIGRAISQAFGKIGWYVGVHYYQGQPAAHATLELVVKAGGNGDLYPADVRESESVRRMVDSFSSCASGPLVLVCNAGIGQSELLVRHADEIWDNVIATNLTGTFHCLRACAPVLLARGGGSIIVIGSHTGFHGATGQSAYATSKAGLIGLVRTAALEWGPHNIRVNLLLPGWQKTDLTEGIFPSDKGWLDHALHRSPAIEEVVGTVIHLAQLKDVSGQVWNCDSRHL, encoded by the coding sequence ATGCCGTCCCCGATTAAACCAACACCATCCGTCCTCGTCACTGGAGCCTCTGGCGGAATTGGTCGCGCGATCAGTCAGGCCTTTGGGAAGATCGGGTGGTACGTTGGCGTGCATTACTATCAAGGCCAACCGGCAGCGCACGCAACCTTGGAACTGGTTGTCAAAGCCGGCGGGAATGGCGATCTCTATCCTGCAGACGTTCGGGAGTCTGAGTCTGTTCGACGCATGGTCGACAGCTTCTCCTCCTGCGCCTCCGGCCCATTAGTATTGGTCTGCAACGCTGGCATCGGACAGAGCGAATTGCTCGTGCGCCATGCAGACGAGATCTGGGATAACGTCATCGCCACGAATCTCACCGGTACGTTTCACTGTTTGCGAGCCTGTGCACCAGTCTTACTCGCTCGTGGAGGAGGCTCCATCATTGTGATTGGTTCCCACACAGGATTCCACGGGGCGACCGGCCAGAGTGCGTATGCGACATCGAAGGCCGGACTAATCGGGCTCGTCAGAACAGCCGCGCTAGAATGGGGTCCGCACAATATTCGCGTGAATCTCCTGCTGCCTGGATGGCAGAAAACTGACTTGACGGAGGGCATATTCCCCTCAGATAAAGGATGGCTCGATCATGCCCTCCACCGTTCACCGGCGATTGAAGAAGTCGTTGGGACGGTCATACACTTGGCTCAACTCAAGGATGTATCAGGCCAAGTGTGGAATTGCGACAGCAGGCATCTATAG
- the bioD gene encoding dethiobiotin synthase, whose amino-acid sequence MPSTVHRRLKKSLGRSYTWLNSRMYQAKCGIATAGIYSDMNDGIFITGTDTGVGKTLVAAALALYLKKRGVLVGVMKPIETGVSPTREMESDAGRLRAIIESEEPLGAIRPYSFAQPVAPLAAAQAQGHSINPDTIKKVYRLLSSRYECMVVEGVGGVRVPITPKISVTELIKSLRLPVVVVGRSGLGGINHALLTIEALRRNNISIVALVLNQTQSARSAVARLQERTTLEILHKQAGVPVLGPLPFEPGLPGRFRPAVLHLARSAAIKKLAQLVSRASQRSR is encoded by the coding sequence ATGCCCTCCACCGTTCACCGGCGATTGAAGAAGTCGTTGGGACGGTCATACACTTGGCTCAACTCAAGGATGTATCAGGCCAAGTGTGGAATTGCGACAGCAGGCATCTATAGCGATATGAACGACGGCATCTTCATCACCGGTACCGATACGGGCGTTGGGAAGACATTGGTCGCGGCCGCGCTCGCCCTTTATCTCAAAAAGCGTGGTGTCCTGGTCGGTGTGATGAAACCGATCGAGACGGGCGTGTCGCCTACACGAGAGATGGAATCCGATGCTGGCAGACTCCGAGCAATTATTGAAAGTGAAGAACCCTTAGGGGCGATCCGCCCCTACTCGTTTGCTCAACCGGTCGCTCCGCTTGCCGCAGCACAGGCTCAAGGCCACTCCATCAATCCAGATACGATTAAGAAAGTCTATCGTCTTCTGTCCAGCCGTTACGAGTGCATGGTCGTCGAAGGGGTTGGTGGGGTACGAGTGCCGATTACCCCAAAGATCAGTGTGACTGAGCTGATCAAATCCCTGCGTCTTCCGGTTGTCGTGGTTGGCCGGTCTGGGCTCGGAGGGATCAATCATGCGTTGCTGACGATTGAAGCACTTCGACGCAACAACATCTCCATCGTTGCCTTAGTCCTCAACCAAACACAGTCCGCTCGGTCGGCGGTAGCTCGTCTGCAAGAGCGGACGACTCTGGAGATTCTCCACAAACAGGCCGGTGTACCAGTACTCGGGCCCCTACCTTTCGAACCAGGCCTGCCAGGACGATTCCGACCAGCCGTCCTTCATCTTGCCCGATCCGCGGCCATTAAGAAGTTGGCGCAGCTGGTATCGAGAGCCTCGCAACGAAGTCGTTAA